The genomic segment tcTTTTTGTCTAAACCAAATTAGAGTTTGGATCTTGAATATTAaaagcatttttaaaaaattgtttacaaatatgttagtaaactaagtttttaaaattaaccccgcacgtatgtgcgggttcGAATCTAGCTTtgtataaaatcaaatttaaccggtgttatagcacgggtacttatctagaatcattaagaatataaaatttataaaatatgtatctTTTTTCAAGCTATCATATTTaccatatgattttattgcataatgttttatccaaaaaacatttaaaaacaattacataaattttattttatataaaattacaatataaataaaatgaatttcaactcaTGCTTTAGTATGAgtcttaatttaatttagttcACATATTAATTTGCTAACAACTTCGAAGACTTTAAAATTTGAGATAATACAGAGTTTAAGTTGCTTTTGGACTTCATTTTCCAACGCGagttttaatagaaaaaaaaaaaacaacaataatgttGTAAATATTTTACGGTTATGAATCGTTTTGACTTTGTTAACTCAGAGCTAGGATTATGAATAGAATTAGCTAAGCAGAGCTATCTATATAATTACAAATACGTTTATCGAGTTGTGACAAACGTATCAAGAACACAAGAGAGCTTGTGTATATTTGCTTAGTTTTGAGTGATTTTCGAAGCATCAATAAAGAGAGCAGTTCTTTATACAAGCTAActgtgtgttttcttttctgtttgtCATACGCTAAATTGCTGTTTCTTGAAGCTGAATCCTtgccataaaaaaaaaccttatctTTGAAGAGTGTTGGCACCTTTATTTTGGGATAGTTTTGGCGGGCGTTGCATTGTATGGTGGCCATGCTGTACTGGATCGGCTTGCATCGAGGAAAACGATTGTCGAGTTAAAATATGTTCGGTTTGTAATTCTGTGAATAAAACTATGAATCATGTGCTCTTCACTTGTTCCTTGTTTGTGTTAATCGCCACTATCAATTTAGTATGTCGAAGTTACCTGGATTTTATAGAATCTACGGAGGAACATGAATAGATTTGTCTTCGATTCTTTTTTAGGCCAACACGGTTATTGCTTAAGCTTTTGAGGATGCACGGTTATAGTTTGTTACTGATGCTAATGCTGCGGGTCTTTCGCCAAGGTTATAGTCTGTTCGATCGCGAGAAGAACGTTTTCTTGACTCTCttaccgttttttttttatgtgttaatGCAGAGCCTTGTATGTATATGCACATAACCACataagaaaatgtttaaaatcaaTGAAGAGTCTTACTCTTACAGATCAAAGCTTGGTTCAATAAACTCTTCCTAAACAATACACTTATTGGCTCGTTAATTTGCTATGCACAAGTAGGCACTGCAAATAAAAGAAGCTtgccaaaacaaagaaaaagtatgaATAGACTGTATTTATAAACCCATAAAAAAGATTCAGTATCCTGAGTTCTGCAGAGTGATTGATGCTGGAGCGTACTTGATTATACAGTTGCTGCTTTGGGGGATAGAAAATCGGAGATCTTGCTGGTGTAAAAATCGGGTTGTATCTTGTTATCAGGGCTTTCCAACATTGAGATTGAAGTAACACCTTCAagtccacaaaaaaaaaacataatgaataaaattttgattgaccTTAGATGTTTACACCGAGTTAGTGTTGATAGAGGATTAGTAATACCCGAGAGGACGAGCAGAGTTTTGCAACCGCCATTTTGCCCGAATAAAATGTCAGTGTCCAGTCTATCACCCACCATGCATATCTGTGACTTTTGAATTCCAAATCTGCAAAATACAATATTAGTGAATCAACATTTCATTGCTTAAAGATGTCATTTGAAATTCTTTTTGATCTTGCACTTGtggtataaataaataaatggttttATTAGCACTTGGACAAGATTAAGGaaatagagaaataaaagaaatcagaagaaataaGGATGATGAGAATCTGGAAGCCTTACTTGTCTGCTAAATAGTCCATCATAAAAGTTGAGGGTTTTCCAACAACAAGAGGCTCACGTTGAGTGGATCCAACAAGAGCACCAACCATAGAGCCACCACCTGAGACCGGTcaaggatgaaaaaaaaatggtgaacaTAGACAACAAAATAACTTCTCTATAACAGTCCATTACCAAATTTAAGGCACTACACTATGTTATTGTAACTAGCCTTTTTCTATAATAGGAGAGGAGTAAAATCCAATTTCTCAAACtacaactaaataaaaaaagttgaaataaaaaaacatacaagaaaCCAACCTGCCCATTCTTGAGCATCAGTAAGGTGGGTGACAGCATCTCGGTTTGTAGCAATGAAAAGACACCCCGGGTTCTCACGGATACAAAGTGTTCCGTACCTTCCATTAGAAAAAAGATATTAGATCACCAAACGCAGAACACAAAGTTCTTCTATAAGGCATAGAGCAACCACAAAGCAGCAAGAAATATCAGTCCTGAAGTGTGGAAGGAAACACATAATTGGAAGACCTACTGAATTTTGTAGTAGTTGAAATAGCGATCAAATCCAACGACAACAGCTCCCACCTGGAAAGCAATTTCAGTAAAACTATGCTCAGTCTCTCTCTCAAGAACAATAAATTCATGTGTCTTGTAAGTTgaaagagaaacagaaacataaaGGAATCAAAGGTATAAGAAGGATGACATACATCATGTTCATGCTCCATTAGGAATCCTGGCTTCAATTCAATCTGTTTTTTACCATCATCCTGTTTTTCAAGAACTAAATGTTCAGATTATGACAACATTTTCACAAAGTATTATAGAAGAGATGGACAAAACTGTATAATGCAGAGTTGATTGGCAGACAGAAAGATCACAGAGAAACAAGACCGGGAAATTAGCatcaacacaaacacaaatccGGGAAGCTATTAAGGAAGGTCACACTATACATACCGGCCCTCCAAGGTATTGAAAACCAGCAAGTTCAAGCTCTTTCAAGATACCTTCCTCACCAATTACATAGACCTGAATATAAACACGCATCAGAACTTGCAAACAGAAGCGTTGTATTGTAGTCTTTACATTTGATTATAAGACGCAGTGGTAACTGAAATTTTGAGTATTGGCTGAATAGTTTTTGGTTGAATGAAGGCTTACCTTCTTATCTTTTGGGAAATTAATAGACTGTAAGTAAGCAGCTGCAGCAAAAGATGAAGCAAATATCTCTTCCTGATGGGAAAAATGGATTGTaactaaaaacaattatatatagaCTCAAAGAGCATCTAGAGTATCTAGATTGTGAACTAACCTCGTTAACATTCAGGCCAAGAGTCTCAAACTTTTTGCCATACTGTTTCCTAGACTTTGTAGAGTTGTTTGTGACAAAAACCAACCTCTTTCCCTAAAAAGGTTAAGAATAACAAGAAAAAGCAGTTGATGTAATGGAAGAAACTATCAATCAGAATTAAGTGGGAAAGCTAAAACATAACCATTCCACACTTAAAACAAATCGATCAAAGAGATTGCTTACCAACCTTGGCACGAAGCATATCAAGAGTTTCAGGAACTCCCTCAATCAGTTTATCTCCCTTCCAGATTACTCCTTCAAACACacaaagaataaagaaaatcaaagagagAATTCAGCACATTTCTTGGCTATATTCCTCTATCATCTAACTAAAACTAAGCGATTACAAAATTACATTGtgtggattttttttggttatactgACCGTCACAATCGAAGATAAAGGTTTCGACAGAATCAATGAGCTGATCAGCGTTCTCAAGCTGCTTCGAGGCCATAGCTCTCGTTGTCATATTGGAACTCGTCATTCGAAGAGGCTTATGGTTGATTTTACGAATGGAGCCGCcgcagaaagaagaagaacgataTCCACAGAGCGTTTTGAAGCTGAAGAGTTGTTTAGAGTTTGGTAAGAGCgcagaagtagaagaagagacCTGTGAAACGGCTGAAGCAACTGATCTACTCagcatttttttctcttttcttctctgtgTTCCGCttcttttggtatatttttttaatttttaatttttgtttctgtttcttaaaCGTGTCCATGGATGATGATGCTGACGTGGTAAATTGGGTGGATCTGGTAGAAGATATCATCCGCTTAattggatgaagaagaatcgATTGGACACACattgtgaaaaaaataataataataaagtgctcttttacaaacaaaaaaacacattggCATGTGACATATGTTATGACTCTTACATGACAAAAgcaccaaccaaaaaaaaaacacaatggtAGAGGACGATGAGATAAGCTCAAGAAGGCCAGGTGTTTGAGAACCGCTAATGATTTCAAGTGAGGCCATTTCTGTCTTTTCACGTTGCTCtgtaatttatcatttttagaAACGATGATCATTTTCATTTATGTGTTTgaactttataaaatttagtgATGAATTATTTTTACACCAATTAAAGTGTGACATGGTCACATTACAAGCATGAACGAACACAAACGTGTGTacgaataaaattaaattgaaaattttaaatcttgAGTTGAAATGGGTAAGAAGGCCAATCCTTGAGATCGTCTTCTTGCCTTCGAACCttgaaatcatcatcatctacaacACTCTCATCTAAATAATCACTATACTTCAACAAAAACGCTAGCACAAGAACGACCCACTCCAAGCAGAACATCAATACACACAAACCACCAGCGAGTTTTAGTATCACGGCACCGTCTTCTTCCAAAACATACGATTCCAAGAACCTTAGGAAATCCCCTGTTCTCGTGAACGTCAGAACAGAGACCGCGCCTTGGAATATGGCCGTGAGAACTGTGGCTACCATGTGTGAACCGTATAATCTGTCGCTAGTGGTtgcggtggtggaggaggcgAAGATCGAGCAACCGGAAACCGCGGTAGCGATGGTGAGAGCGTAGAGTAAGATGAGGGAGAGACCAGAGAGTGATGGGAAGAGACGGAGGGAGATCGTGAGGAAGATGCAGCTTGAGGCTGAGCCTAAGAGGATGTAGTTGCAGATAAGGAAGATGTTATGTGTGTTGCTTTTCGATTTCGACATTCCCATTTTCTCGGATTCGAGGAAGAgagatttctgtttttttttttttttggtttagtggGTTTGGTTGTTGAAGTTTCTTAATTAGTCCACTTTTATATGCAACAAATTTGAGAAAGCGATAAAGCTGGGATTTTGTTGGGACTAATAACGGTcgtatatgttttattttattttgaaaatatgaccGTTATGACTTAATGGGCGAAGACAAAAGAATTCAATTAAGGTGCAACGGCTCGATAActtaatctttcttttcttttcttaattgtGGTTGTTGGGATTAACGGTCGTATTTGTTTCTCTATGATTTTCTTATGTCAATTTGTTTTCATGATATGAGCCCCAAAGATGTGCGGTCTTCTACGTTGTCTTTTCTCCCACCTTTCTTGAACCACATTATGTGCTGTTCTTAATGCTTAGTCCATTCACTCCATTTGTCAATCTTTGCCATTTTCTATAGTTACAAAACTTAACCCGTTGTAAAACAACATGAAACCGAGCATCAAATCGAAATTGGGTAAATTGCCAAACGTAATTCTAAATAGGGAACTCTTCTAAATTGCCAAACGTAATTCGTAAGTTCTTCCAAAATGTAACACATATATAAGTCAATCTCTCTTAAGAGCCAACTCAGATACACAAAACCACATCTAAAATTTAGCAAGGCATATCAAAATTTTCATGTTCTAATGTTATTCGTAAACTCGACGGGAGAAATTTCAGTGATTTAAGACTCACCATTGAACTGAAGACTCCTTTGATTTCCACCGACTACAGATCCTTGAAGAGAGAACTATCAAATTTCAGAAACGATATCCtcgatatatatttttcagtataaatattattagcaagcttttcttttcttttgtggaTCAATTCATATTGTATAAGCATTCCTTGCTCACCTTCAAATCCCCGCTCGGCTCTTAAGACATGACAAGTTACGTTTTGTATAGTGTGACAAGCAGATATCATCTACAAACAAATATGATCATTGTACTAAAACATTTTTGTAACACCATcctaaagatttattattaagatGTGAGTGAACGATCAATTGCTATAATCagctttttaataatataactcAAACAAGATATTCACCTGCAGTACACTGCAggtctatatttttaattaaaaaatagaacataaaatttagttattatattacatatatatatatatatatatatgtaaataata from the Camelina sativa cultivar DH55 chromosome 12, Cs, whole genome shotgun sequence genome contains:
- the LOC104732583 gene encoding phosphoglycolate phosphatase 1B, chloroplastic-like — protein: MLSRSVASAVSQVSSSTSALLPNSKQLFSFKTLCGYRSSSFCGGSIRKINHKPLRMTSSNMTTRAMASKQLENADQLIDSVETFIFDCDGVIWKGDKLIEGVPETLDMLRAKGKRLVFVTNNSTKSRKQYGKKFETLGLNVNEEEIFASSFAAAAYLQSINFPKDKKVYVIGEEGILKELELAGFQYLGGPDDGKKQIELKPGFLMEHEHDVGAVVVGFDRYFNYYKIQYGTLCIRENPGCLFIATNRDAVTHLTDAQEWAGGGSMVGALVGSTQREPLVVGKPSTFMMDYLADKFGIQKSQICMVGDRLDTDILFGQNGGCKTLLVLSGVTSISMLESPDNKIQPDFYTSKISDFLSPKAATV
- the LOC104732584 gene encoding uncharacterized protein LOC104732584, whose translation is MGMSKSKSNTHNIFLICNYILLGSASSCIFLTISLRLFPSLSGLSLILLYALTIATAVSGCSIFASSTTATTSDRLYGSHMVATVLTAIFQGAVSVLTFTRTGDFLRFLESYVLEEDGAVILKLAGGLCVLMFCLEWVVLVLAFLLKYSDYLDESVVDDDDFKVRRQEDDLKDWPSYPFQLKI